A genome region from Cyanobacteria bacterium GSL.Bin1 includes the following:
- a CDS encoding Red carotenoid-binding protein, whose translation MPFTIDSARNIFPNTLAADAVPATIARFEQLSAEDQLALIWFAYLEMGKTITIAAPGAASMQFAERTLNQIRQMSFQEQSQVMCDLANRANTEICRTYATWSPNIKLGFWYKLGQWMEEGIVAPIPKGYQLSANASAVLQAIRSLESGQQITVLRNCVVGMGFDPKQMGTYTPVSEPVEPPQDMSKREKVTITGVTNPTVLAYMSNMNANDFDALIELFLSDGAIQPPFQRPIVGKEAILRFFKQECQNLKLLPEAGVAEPAEDNYTQIKVTGKVQSPWFGAKVGMNIAWRFLLDPNDKIFFVAIDLLASPKELMNFAR comes from the coding sequence ATGCCATTTACAATTGATTCAGCACGTAATATTTTCCCGAATACCTTAGCTGCTGATGCAGTTCCAGCGACAATTGCTCGATTTGAGCAGTTGAGCGCAGAAGATCAGTTGGCATTAATTTGGTTTGCTTATCTAGAAATGGGTAAAACGATTACTATTGCTGCTCCAGGAGCAGCCAGTATGCAGTTTGCGGAAAGAACCCTTAATCAAATTCGGCAAATGAGTTTCCAAGAGCAATCGCAAGTCATGTGTGACTTAGCAAATCGCGCCAATACTGAAATTTGTCGGACTTACGCTACTTGGTCGCCCAACATTAAACTTGGCTTCTGGTACAAACTGGGACAATGGATGGAAGAAGGCATCGTTGCTCCGATTCCTAAAGGATATCAACTCTCCGCTAATGCATCTGCTGTGTTACAGGCAATTCGGAGCTTAGAATCCGGTCAACAAATTACCGTCTTGCGGAACTGCGTGGTTGGAATGGGATTTGATCCCAAGCAAATGGGAACCTATACGCCGGTGAGCGAGCCAGTTGAGCCTCCTCAAGATATGTCTAAACGAGAGAAAGTGACGATTACAGGCGTTACGAACCCTACAGTGTTGGCTTATATGAGCAACATGAATGCCAATGACTTTGACGCCTTAATTGAGTTGTTCCTTTCCGATGGCGCAATACAACCTCCTTTTCAGCGACCGATTGTTGGCAAAGAGGCAATTTTACGGTTCTTTAAACAAGAATGCCAAAACTTAAAGCTCCTACCTGAAGCAGGAGTGGCGGAACCAGCCGAAGATAATTATACTCAAATCAAAGTCACTGGGAAAGTCCAGAGCCCTTGGTTTGGTGCGAAAGTCGGCATGAACATCGCTTGGCGATTTTTACTTGACCCCAACGACAAGATTTTCTTCGTGGCGATCGATTTACTCGCCTCTCCCAAAGAATTAATGAACTTTGCTCGTTAG
- the rbfA gene encoding 30S ribosome-binding factor RbfA, giving the protein MATSRRVARVASLIQQEVSQMLINGIKDDRVGAGMVSVTAVDVSNDLQHAKIFVSIYGTDEAKAETMAGLKSSTAFVRRELGKRIRLRRTPEVVFHEDLSLELGDRTLSLINQLSAQRAEETEAEEETEN; this is encoded by the coding sequence ATGGCAACCAGTCGCCGTGTGGCAAGGGTAGCCTCCCTGATTCAGCAGGAAGTGAGTCAAATGCTGATTAATGGTATTAAAGACGATCGCGTGGGTGCCGGAATGGTCAGTGTGACTGCAGTCGATGTCTCCAACGATCTCCAACACGCCAAAATCTTTGTCAGTATCTATGGAACTGACGAAGCAAAAGCAGAAACCATGGCGGGGTTGAAATCTTCCACTGCCTTTGTTCGTCGTGAGTTGGGAAAACGGATTCGCTTACGGAGAACCCCAGAAGTGGTCTTCCATGAAGATCTCTCGCTAGAACTCGGCGATCGCACGCTTTCTTTAATTAATCAACTGAGTGCGCAACGGGCTGAGGAGACGGAAGCAGAAGAGGAAACCGAAAATTAA
- a CDS encoding beta-glucosidase gives MSALPDYTQLSLAEQIAQMIVVRASGYMFDHQIRFPQWEPRNEQLQHWLKDLKVGGVIILGGSAVEIAERTHQLQSWAEIPLLIAADIEEGVGQRFAGATWFPPPMALGEVAKTDLSLAKQYAKKMGEITAQEASALGINWVLAPVVDVNNNPKNPVINVRSFGETPAVVKELTEAFMTGAQTYPVLTTAKHFPGHGDTATDSHLTLPVLEVGTERLAEVELPPFMNAISQGVDGVMSAHLLVPGWDEHLPATLSSTILTQQLRLNLGFEGLIVTDALIMGALNEIASPEEIPILAIEAGADIILMPDDPERAIAAITDAVNSGRLSPQRISASVARIGEAKAKISDAEKRDFRQELATSIALETRQNILAASMRTKGNLPISVPETPAQNLMIVDDLLSCEFLNRNHCAIALPQQLGYRLQLLGQAQIFPDPPQNAPLTLVQLFTRGNPFRGESGLNEKTQAFLKELFTQGCVQAVLVYGSPYVLTWLDTYCPETVPYLFSYGQMSDSSAIALQQLFDNTQFADSEDRSFL, from the coding sequence ATGTCTGCTCTTCCTGATTACACCCAGCTTTCCCTTGCTGAACAAATTGCCCAGATGATTGTCGTTCGCGCATCTGGGTATATGTTTGATCACCAAATTCGCTTCCCACAGTGGGAACCTCGTAATGAGCAGTTACAGCACTGGCTGAAGGATCTCAAAGTGGGGGGAGTGATTATACTGGGCGGCAGCGCGGTTGAAATTGCCGAACGAACCCATCAATTGCAAAGTTGGGCAGAGATTCCCCTATTGATCGCTGCTGATATTGAAGAAGGGGTGGGACAACGCTTTGCTGGGGCAACTTGGTTTCCGCCACCGATGGCGCTGGGAGAAGTTGCAAAAACTGATCTCAGTCTTGCGAAGCAGTATGCGAAAAAGATGGGAGAAATAACAGCACAGGAAGCATCGGCACTGGGAATCAATTGGGTATTAGCGCCGGTGGTGGATGTCAATAATAATCCTAAGAATCCGGTGATTAATGTGCGCTCTTTTGGCGAAACACCGGCAGTTGTGAAGGAGTTGACAGAGGCTTTTATGACTGGGGCACAGACTTATCCGGTGTTAACCACGGCAAAACATTTTCCGGGACATGGGGATACGGCAACCGATTCCCATTTAACGTTACCCGTTTTGGAAGTGGGAACAGAGCGTCTGGCGGAAGTAGAACTGCCCCCTTTTATGAATGCTATTTCCCAAGGGGTTGATGGGGTAATGAGCGCCCATCTCTTGGTTCCCGGTTGGGATGAGCATCTTCCAGCAACCCTTTCATCCACCATTTTGACCCAACAATTACGCTTGAATTTGGGTTTTGAGGGCTTGATTGTGACTGATGCCCTAATTATGGGCGCTTTAAATGAAATTGCTTCTCCTGAGGAAATTCCCATTCTCGCCATTGAAGCCGGGGCAGATATTATCTTAATGCCGGATGATCCTGAACGCGCGATCGCGGCGATTACAGACGCAGTGAATAGTGGTCGTCTTTCTCCGCAACGGATTAGTGCCTCTGTAGCCAGGATTGGGGAGGCAAAAGCGAAAATCAGTGACGCTGAAAAAAGAGACTTCCGCCAGGAATTAGCCACCTCGATAGCTTTAGAAACGAGACAAAACATTCTCGCTGCGTCAATGCGAACTAAGGGGAATTTACCGATCTCTGTGCCAGAAACCCCTGCCCAAAACTTAATGATTGTCGATGATTTACTCAGTTGCGAGTTTTTAAACCGGAATCATTGCGCGATCGCGCTTCCCCAACAACTAGGCTATCGCTTGCAACTGTTAGGACAAGCCCAAATCTTTCCAGATCCTCCGCAAAATGCTCCGCTGACCCTGGTGCAGTTATTTACTCGCGGCAATCCTTTCCGAGGGGAATCAGGGCTGAATGAGAAGACACAAGCCTTTCTAAAAGAACTATTTACTCAAGGGTGTGTGCAAGCCGTCCTGGTTTATGGCAGTCCTTATGTCTTGACCTGGTTAGATACTTATTGTCCAGAAACCGTTCCTTATCTTTTCAGCTATGGGCAAATGAGTGACAGTAGCGCGATCGCGTTGCAACAATTGTTTGATAACACTCAATTCGCTGATTCTGAAGATCGCTCTTTCCTCTAA